The DNA sequence TGAACGACTTCCTACTAAATCATCAACCTGAACGTAAGTTATACAACACGATAAAACTAAAATCTACTAAACTGTTTAACAcggtaaaactttcataaaataaacagttaattttgttGAACCAGTCTCTCCATGTTTCTATTGTCATCTACAGCGCCATCGTTCGGAGAACcaagtaaaataagaaacaggTCACATACATTAACAGATGGACGTGCACatgatatataattaattcagCTAATTAgccaagttatatttttatactgtttacaatttatttttaaaatagttgagTTAAAAAACCTTTATCACAGACATGTTATTATacatcttataatattaaaattgaggGTTAAACGGTTATAGAAGTTGTGCTCTTTCTTaggtttcttattaatttttgatataaaacacttgtttacacAGTAATTAAAATGCTTGGTATTGGTCCACACTGGTGTAGAAACACATGGTAGAGGACTAGCCATTTGTCTACCTCTGTCATGTGTTTAATAACGACAACAGCTAAAAGTTATGTTTTCCTTTACTTAGTCTCTTGATtgtgtgaagtaaaataaaggttattATGATATTACCTGGGAGAGTCGAAACGATCAGTGATAAACAttctattgttaacacataaTGTAATATGAACGATTTATTTTATCCGTAGCTGTTGTTTACTGTGGAAATGGATGGACCTGCCCTGACGGGTATACTTGTTGCTTGCGTCCTAATGGCAGTTTCGGTTGTTGCCCATATCGTAATGGCGTCTGTTGCTGTAGTGGCAAAACATGTTGCCAGTCTCTACAATATTGTTCAGCAGATTCTATCAGATGTCATCAATGTTCATCCTTTGCTGGTGCAGTTGGGGGTGATGCGCCGACAGCGACATCTCTCGTCGAAGCTGGAAAATCTTGAGTTGAGCacgtaaattaaaaacaaaacaaaacctttaaaatttttgttttaaaattaaagtctaTATTTTCAACTGACATCCTTTCCATGTCATTAAAAATTgacgaaaaaaaataaaagttataaataaaagtatatgtgataaagactgttttattataatgtatcgAACCTCAAATCATCAAAAACAGTTTCACAAAACAGTGACAATACAAACATTTCTCAACCATGAGTCTGATATTAATGTGGGtaagtttgtttataaagtaaaatatattcaacatgCATTGTTTTACATACAGTAATTGTAgactgttattattttaaacacaataaatataaaattaaaattaggttTGTGAGAAACTCAGAAGAAATGTCATACCTTTCAAACTTACAAAACTTACAGACAGAATAATACGTCACGTTCGTTAGAATTTATGGTGTAAGCGACCTTTTAAAGATAGAATTCTGCatctggtttgtttatttgtcattaaacaaagttacacgaaggacAATCTGCTTAACACGGGTAATGAAGCCCGGTTTTTAGGAGAACAGTCTGTAGACATACTATTGTACCACTAAAGGACACTAGATCTACTGCTTAAGGATATTCAAACActagaaagtgaaaaaaattttCCAATCGCACTACGTTCGCTGTatctattgttaaacaatacgtTTCGCTGAGTCCAGATATTTTCAGAGCTGATGGGacacaacaaacaaatcattgtcATTATAAAGATCTACAAAGTTATTGTGATGTGTGGATAGAAATACGAATGACGTACAATATTCTTAAGTTTTACGTGTGACAGTTACTGGCAATACATGTACAAAACATGGACATGAGGTTGaactttttattacaaaacgattactaattttttaaagaaaggaatTTGTGTGTCTGTTGAGAAAAACCTGTCGTCTCTAACTCCTGatgagccccggcatggccaggtggttagggcactaaAGTTTTTATCTCaggatcgcgtgttcgaattcaCGCCACACTAAACATGCCTCTTCAGCCGGCAGGACGTTATGACGTgtcggtgaatcccactattctttgttaaatgaTTACCTCAATAATTGGCAATAGGtggttacactgttaaattacggatggctagcgcagataacctaaAGCAATTTTTCACGACAGGGATCAAAATGAAATAATCCTGTGActcagatatatttaaaaatctgatGAAATCTACATTTATGTGAAGATACATTCACATTTCATAActtaatgatacaaaaatattttggtgaCCAAGGTAAGCACAACAGTCAGTGAAAATATCATCAACAAACATCAACCTATTAATAAGCatatataacaaagagaaaatctCTTCTGTAGATTGGAGTTCATCACACACAAGTAACTTCTGTCCTAAATACCAAGTATTTGAGAATTTTCAGTAATACATAATGAcctacattataaaaaaatgtatgtcattagaaactgtaataaaaataatatgaaagaaGGGTTTTGTAATTCTAATTTATTGAAGCAATGTGCCAAGCAACTACATAAAGATTGTGGTAACAAGTGCCATATGGAATTACACTTGGCAATATTACATTGCATAAAAGGAAAATATGCCTTTATTTGTTCTAAATTACACTGTACATAGTAAATGTGCCAAAAACCACTAGGCCTAATACATGACGTAGTTACTAACGAAACAAACCTAGATAACAAaagaatttaagtttaaaacaatttttttttaaatttcaatacaCTGTGGTTGACCCCAAAACACTTtctgtttcataattttcaatttcTTCTCCTCTGAATCTTTGATATAAACATAACTAACTTTAAAGGGTaattaatgtattgtttattacAGTACTTTGACTTGAGTAATTTTATTCTGGCTAAATTATAATTGTTgagattgttttttgaatattattacaattatgttttatttaattatgaaagtgaaattataagttattattaactaATACTGTAAACAGCACACTAGAATACTTCCCGTAAGTACTggataaataaaaacttacactTTATGAAGTTTGTCACAAAACTGAATgtagatatacatataaaaagtttatacacagttaaatacaCTGTCGAGCACTTGTAGTGAGAAATAAACCTGATTAGTTTTAACGTGTATTAGAAAAAGTTGTACACACAAAGTTATGGTAGCAGCAAacattatgttataattatacttaagtaaaacaaaatagtggGTTAGGCTTAGGCAGAATTTTACAGAggcttaattttataattaacattttccaactcatttttaaaaaaaataatttcaatttcacaTCTTAACAAAAGTAATACCAGTAGCACTAAGCAATACTAAAGCTACACCCTGgttatattgtataacaattaGCAACAGTAATGTAGCCGTAGGTAAGTattaacacatacatatatatatatatatatgcaaattacAATCAACATAATCCACAAAACATTAAGTAATGCCACTGTAATAATACACTTTACACGGTTTATACTAACACTATTAATAGTATTACAGTAGGCCAATTTAACGAGCCAATTATCCGGTACAGTACGTCAgaagatatatatacatgtaatttgcaatattttgaagtttttactAGAAAATATATCTGATAAAGTATTTTACCTGCAACAATAATCACGTAGACTTTTTGTTATATCTCAAaacaataatgatgaaatattaaataaggtaccAAAAAATGTAACCATGTGGCAAGATCGAGATCAAGGAAGAAATAATTTTCGCCTGTcggtaaaaattaaaactacctaattttcattattttcctgATTACAAACAAGTGTAGTGACAGTGAATGTCAGAAAACCTTACAACCTATTTTATTCATTCAACGTTCCAGTTTTACATGTTCATCAggagtatataaattattaaattaccttcttattcaaatttatttccataatttgcttaatatttcattaaatacgtGAAGTAATATTTTCCTCTGATTGCAAGTTGGAAAAGAGTAGCATTTTTCCTGGCTGACAAAATATTTAACTGCAAAGTCTTAGTTTAACTGAATTCTGCCAGTGGTAATTTATTTTGCAATgtctgaaatgaaaaaaacaaaaacgaattgaGTTTGACGGCTTcttgagtgtttgtttgtttattttgaatttcgcacaaagcaactcgagggctatctgcgccagccgtccctaatttagcaatgtgagacaagatggaaggcagctagtcgtcaccatccaccgccaactctggggctactcttttaccaacgaatagtgggattgaccgtactttataacgtACCCAagactaaaaggacgagcatgtttggtgcgacggtgattcgaactcgcgaccctcaaattataaaTCGAGCTCCTGGCCACTTCAGGATAGCAGTATATTATCAAAACATCACTTATTGATTACTTTATATGGGCGTCAGCGTGCGAAAATTTATTGTGACAGTACatgtgtatagaaatacaaatgtgaaaataaatatgtgtTGTTTTCAGCATACATTAGCGTTAGGTAAAATCAATCATTAGTGTTGTATAACTCGAATCAATTacagaaataacaacaataataatcacCATGACcatggaaataaaaatatgtgttgtgtattttgttatagcaaaaccacagtaGGTTACCTGCTATGCTCATTGAGCGGAttgaacccctgatgttagcgttgtaaatccgaagacttaccgctgtcccactgatCTAAGATGTCAAGATACTGTGATATGAAGCTAACTGTGACAACCAACCTGGAAAAGGTATCATCTAAAAATGCAGTgcttaaaattttattcaatacCACGAATACAATGTTGAGTTTTCTGTTGAAACAGAGGAGGGAAAGCGTGATATACAGGTATATATGcgttatttcaacatttttagtttattctaaatttatgCAGTTTTTGCATATGACACAGTCCAAAAAACCTGATGTTCTCTAGAGTTCATACCTGTTATGCTCATGGGAACTATAGCTAAACATTACTCATGAATGCAGACAAGAACAGTGTCCTCAGCCAGCAGGGCAGATGTTAAATTAGAATGACCAGCCATGTGGTTAGAAGAAACTGCTATCGTTAAATCTATAAGagattataactttaaataatctCCAAGGATCCACAGTGAGTTGGCTGGCGGACTAACATTTCAATAGAAAGACATCACTTCATGAATTCACGAATCCAATAGCAGGTAACCATCCAACGTTTCTATTGTACGTTTTTAACCTTGACAAAAATACGGTTTTCATTCGGTATTACATATTGTGTCtgggttatttattttttaaatttagaattactttataatatcCTGCCGTTAGCCCTTGTTGGCCTTTGCTATCCTGTTCATTTTGAATATACTTGCGTATTGCTTACCAGACCAATTTTAAATCTTAACGGTTGGAGAAACGTAATATGTTTCTGAAGATATATaacactaacttttaatatatatttctatatattagctaattacttgtttgttgttgatgaaaaaatttaaattaattaatatagccTAAAATTTGCTTTGTAACTTCGTAATAGCTGATTTATAGACTTAAAACCTGCATCAGTTTTCCTTCCTAAGGCCTAATGTGGTGAAAATGGGTCAGCGTTGATGACTAGCACAATTCCTGAAGAATCGATTCTCAGTTAACCCTACTTCTAACAagtcttgtttttaaataatagatgCTTTAACTTGTATGTGTATGTTTGAAAAAAACCTAAATCTGTTGATTATTTGATTTGTTAATTGTCACTTGCACATTTATGTCAGTAGAGtatgacagaaaataaaaactaaaaaaaactccCCCACCCAAAACATATTAACTCGTACAATTTATTTAACACTTaagacagtaaatattttaatctcttttgtggtaaaagatataaaacaacaacaaaatttagttTTAGCATTTATAAATCGAAGGTTTGGTttagtttaaatttcgcgcaactctatacaagggctatctgcgctagccgtcacttattttacagtgtaagactagaggaaagacagctagtcatcaccacccaccgccaactcttgggctactcttgctgacgaatagtgggattgacttttacattataacgcacacacagttggaagggcgaacttgtttggtgtgacagggatttgataTAAACCGAAGGAACAGAAATATAAACgacaataaaacaagataaagtaatttcagaaacaaaagacTAAACTACATTAAGCAGATATTCAAATTTACCGATGAAAAACCAATTTATACGTTTCCATGAGAACGTATACCAAAATATCGTAGAAAGAAGGTTCAGTAgtagaatatttgaaaaaaaggtGAAACAAGGCTTAGAAATGGAGCTTTTGAAAATATCAGAAGAAGAGGTTTAGTCgcgaaatatttaaaaaacgggAAGGAAAATTTCTTATGGGAACGATTATTTAGAAACTGAGACTcttaactgtaatttattttcaagacaGCATGAAATAAACGACTACCTGATACACAACAGTGTTTTTAAACGACAGAAGTGACATGAATGACAAAATTAAACCCTACACAAAATGTttcgttaaaaacaaaactgataagcAAATACAAAAGTAAAGAGCTTGTACTGTTGTAACACAGatattaaataacttgtattgttgtaacacagaAAGTAAAGAGTCTGTACTTGTTGTGATCCAGATAGTAGAGAGTCTATATTGTAACACAGATAATAAAGaacttgtattgttgtaaaatatacagtaaagagTCTGTATTGTTGTAACACAGGTGGTAAAATGTCTGTATTGTTATAACAGATATTAAAGAGTCtgtattgttgtaacactgatagtagagAGTCTATATtgtaacacagatattaaaagtCTGTGTTATTGTAACACAGATAGTAAAGAGCTTGTATTGTTTCACCACAGATATTAAATAACACTTTGCTGTAACACAGATATAAAGATCATATTTTGCTGTCACACAGAATGTAGAGAGTCTGGTTTGTTGTAACACAGACAGTAATGAGcttgtattgttgtaacacagaTAATATAGAGTGTATCATTGTGCTGAATGGTTCCCACAGAAAAACGACTACCAAGCAGGCCAGTAGGAAACACACAAATAACAGATATAACAACaggtttaatattttgataaatatcacATTAGGCTtcatgtgatttgtttgtttacataccTCATCTGTTTAGGGTTCCAAGTCAAGAGGTTCAGTACAAACAGTGATTCAGagttattttttgtctttaagtGTATGTAAGGGTTTCTTGGTCAAGGCTTGTGGAAAGCTAAGGGTAGATTAAAGcaatattttcacaaaccttTGATAACTGTAATACAATAAAGGACggaatataaaaagtaaacttcTAGATTTAATAAAAAGGACttcatgataaaacaaatattgtgtgtATCTTTGTAACTATTATAAGATTTACAATGTCAGTGAGAGGGAACGACTCCAACTTGTGGTGTTTACCACATCAAGATGATGACTAGATGCATACTGTACTCCCATACTTCTGTTTGTAGCTTTAGTACtcaaattgaaaacattaaaaattaaacacatgtaCAGCAGATGAAGCTAGAAATAGTTTCAAAGAAGGTTTAGCAGAAATGTTAAAAGAGTTAAAATGAAGATGAGCATATGAGAGAAGATAACTTCAAAACAGATGGTATTATTCCATGGACAACCACCATGCTGGAAAATAATTTACATGTCATGTACAAATGAACACAACTGATTGAATGAGATCATAAAAATCCCAGTAACCCAGTGATGGTAAGAGTTGATACAATAGGCACATTAGTTAGAAACTGTTTTGTGGTCCTGGAAATAGAATTTCTGATGGCAGAAATGAAATGTAGCAAGTGAAAAATTATAGATTCTTCAAGGAAGCAGTCTCTCGTGTAGATGGTATGggtaatttcttgtttaaattaatttttctgaacACTCTGATACCACAACAGATATAAATTCAGTTCTTAAGCAATGTGAGACATTTCGGAGTAGGTTATAAATGGTATGAATATCTGGTCACTAAATTATTGTTAGAATTTCTTTTTGAgattatatttatagaattttgaCATATCTTCACCTGTATGACatcacaaaaatttaaattaccctGATGATGTGatacccacttgaaataaaatgtatctcagaatggctggtattaacacttttattgataaggagagaacaacgttttgacctttctagatTTAGATtactctttataaaataaaatcatataaatatattatgtaataaaataatatacactggAATAACTACAAACACTGATTTggtatatattaatgttatatggTGACAGTTCTTTTCACATTCTCCAATCCTGATGTAACTTTAACCAATGAATGGTAA is a window from the Tachypleus tridentatus isolate NWPU-2018 unplaced genomic scaffold, ASM421037v1 Hic_cluster_1, whole genome shotgun sequence genome containing:
- the LOC143241958 gene encoding granulin-2-like; this encodes MKTAFLVLFSLVVLAGDAYAVVYCGNGWTCPDGYTCCLRPNGSFGCCPYRNGVCCCSGKTCCQSLQYCSADSIRCHQCSSFAGAVGGDAPTATSLVEAGKS